From the genome of Rana temporaria chromosome 8, aRanTem1.1, whole genome shotgun sequence:
TCCTGTGGGGAGGTCAGGGTCCCGTAGGGATAGCGGGGAAGGGTCAGGGTCCCGTGGGGAGTTTAGGGCAGGGTCGGGGGTCTCATAGGGAGTTGGGGGTTCCGTGGGGAGTCCAGGGCAGGGGTACCGTAGGGAAGGAAGGTTCTGGGGGCCCGTGGGGAGTCCAGGGGTTGAGGTCCTGGGGGGAGTCCAGGGTCGGGTTCTTGTAGGAAGGGTTGGGGTCCCGTGGGAGTCCAGGGAAGGGTCGGGGCCCTGTGGGGAGTTGGGGGTCCCATAGGGAGCTTAAGGCAGGGGCAGAGTCCCGTGGGGAGTCCAGGGAAGCGTCGGGGGTCCCATGGGGAGTCTAGGGAAGGGTCCCATAGGGAGTTTAGGGCAGGGTCCTGTGGGGAGGTCAGGGTCCCGTAGGAAGGGTTGGGGTCCTGTGGGGGAGTTTAGGGCAGGGCCAGAGTCCCGTGGGGAGTTGGGGGTCCCGTAGGGAGTTTAGGGCAGGGTCGGGGGTCTCATAGGGAGTTTGGGGTCCCATGGGGAGTCCAGGGCAGGGCCGGGGTCCTGTAGGGAGGGCAGGGAAGGGTCGGGGGGCCCGTGGGGAGTCCAGGGGTCGGGGTCCTGGGGGGAGTCGGGGGTCCTGTTGGGAGTCCAGGGCAGGGTCAGGTTCTCATAGAAAGGGTTTGGGGTCCTGTAGGGAGTCCAGGGAAGGGTGAGGGTCCCATGGGGAGTCTAGGGAAGGGTCCCATGGGGAGTCTAGGGAAGGGTCCCATGGGGAGTCTAGGGAAGGGTCCCATGGGGAGTCTAGGGAAGGGTCCCATGGGGAGTCTAGGGAAGGGTCCCATGGGGAGTCTAGGGAAGGGTCCCATGGGGAGTCTAGGGAAGGGTCCCATGGGGAGTCCAGGGCAGGGTCGGGGGTCCATACAGGGTAACTAAGTGGGCAGAGTCCCCTTATACAGTGCGTGTCTTCTCTCTgtaggggaggggctgtgtgggcggagcctCCTTCATACCCTGTGTCTTCTCTCTgtaggggaggggctgtgtgggcggagcctCCTTCATACAGTGTGTGTCTTCTCTCTgtaggggaggggctgtgtgggcggagcctCCTTCATACAGTGTGTGTCTTCTCTCTgtaggggaggggctgtgtgggcggagcctCCTTCATACAGTGTGTGTGTCTTCGCTCTgtaggggaggggctgtgtgggcggagcctCCTTCATACAGTGTGTGTCTTCTCTCTGTGGGGAggggctgtgtgggcggagcctCCTTCATACAGTGTGTGTCTTCTCTCTgtaggggaggggctgtgtgggcggagcctCCTTCATACAGTGTGTGTGTCTTCGCTCTgtaggggaggggctgtgtgggcggagcctCCTTCATACAGTGTATCTCTTCTCTCTgtaggggaggggctgtgtgggcggagcctCCTTCATACAGTGTGTGTCTTCTCTCTGTGGGGAggggctgtgtgggcggagcctCCTTCATACAGTGTGTGTCTTCTCTCTGTGGGGAggggctgtgtgggcggagcctCCTTCATACAGTGTGTGTCTTCTCTCTgtaggggaggggctgtgtgggcggagcctCCTTCATACAGTGTGTGTGTCTTCTCTCTgtaggggaggggctgtgtgggcggagcctCCTTCATACAGTGTGTGTCTTCTCTCTGTAGGGGAGCGGTTGTGTAGTCTGGAGGATTGTACTCCGGGACACGGGACCTACTGCAAACACGGCTACGTCTTCGCCTCGCTCGCTGGTTACGTGGTGAAGTCATGTGACAAGGATACGGTAAGTATGCGACCAATCAACTGGGGGAAATGGGAAATCTCCTTCTCTTACTGGGATTTGCACACAATCGCCCGGGTTTAGCCCTTACATGCTCTCTCTTCTTCCTCTGCAGTCTGTGTTATCTGTGGTGAGGGACACGGATTCCCTTCTTCTACCAGAAGTGGGCGTCATTGTGACCTGTAAGGTAAGGAGATATCTATAGAGCGACACCAACAATACAGTGCAGATATCTATAGAGGGGCGCTGAGCAGTGGGCTGTCCATGTGAGTTCATGAATCGGTTTACAAGCGGTAGAATCGGCCCCCACAATAGGTTGGACTCTTACCAGAGAACCCGGACCCCTTTAATATGACGGGTCACGCAGGCTTTACCATAATGGGTCACCAATGAGCCAACAGTTTCCCAATTAGCAGTAAGAAGTAAACATGTtctagaccagtgatggagaTCCTCGGCACcccggatgttttggaactacatttcctatgatgctcaactacactgcagagtacaggagcatcatgggaaatgtagttccaaaacacctggggtgccGAGGAtctccatcactggtctagggacAAGATGTGCCTCAGTGCTGCCCTCTTCATGCCACACATTCATCTTACCTCatggggtgctcaaccttttggTCCTCCAGccattgcagaactacaagtcccatgagccattgcagggctgacggttacaagcatgatgagacttgtagttccacaacagctggagggccgcggaTCGAGCGCCCCTCGATCTACCTGTTCCTGACAGCAGCTAAATGAATTTTACACCTGTACTGACATTTACTGTGCTTGGGGTGGAGGGggttataaagggggggggggggtctgtggcactcagtgaatcccccccccccccagtttggttTTATGATTCCTCTAAAGTGTGTTTCTCTTGCACCTAGGTGGTGAGCATACACCAAAGATTTGCCAAAGTTCAGATCATGTTTATTGGCAACAGAGCTCTGAAGAACACATTCAGGGGTACAATCAGGTAAGAtgcatttcttttcttttacttttttttctttctttctttctttctttctttcccttttttttccccctttctttcctttttttccctctttcttccctttttttcccctctttcttcccctttttttcccctctttcttcccctttttttcccctctttcttcccctttttttcccctctttcttccccttttgttcccctctttcttccccttttgttcccctctttcttcttcttttgttcccctctttcttcttcttttgttcccctctttcttccccttttgttcccctctttcttccccttttgttcccctctttcttccccttttgttcccctctttcttcttcttttgttcccctctttcttccccttttgttcccctctttcttcttctttttttttttttttttttttttatttcccccccccccccccctctttcttcccttatttatttttttcctttcttccttcttcccttttattttttttcactttctcttttttttttttcctcctttttttttctttttttttttttttttttttttttttcccttttcaaccccctgacataaataaaaaaaaaaaaaaaaaaaaaattgttttttttatattttgtagaaAAGAAGACATCCGAGCAACAGAAAAAGACAAGGTAACCGCTGTTTGTGCTTCTCAAAGCattgtatttattacaggtattgtaTGGCGCCAACAatgtacacagcactttacatataatgTACATTCATATCCGACCTTGCCCTCAAGCTGCTTCCAATCTATGGTGTGTGGCACACGAGGCTCGCAGACTGAATGTGGACGCCGGGCCATTCCATGTGGCCCTCGTACACAagggttcttcttttttttttttttttttttttccagccggaACATGGTGGAAAACCATCCATTCCACCACATCCGCCCCTCGCCCTCTGCTCCCCGCTCACCATTGTCTGTCCGTGTTTAAAAGGACCTCTTGGCTCTCACAGGTCTACCCGGCATGTACTCATAGCAGAGACAGATACTAACCAATCatctccctgcaagtgagagagagaggcacCTGTAGAGTAGAGATCAGGGTTGTGAAGGGAGATGTTTTCAGAGTTGGGGGGGCAGGGTTCAAAGCTAAGGAGGGGGGGAAGTGAAATGTGGACAGCCTGTGAAAGATGGCTGAACCCTTTACTGCGCTCTGTGCGCAGCACACCTCTGGACGCTGTGCGCGGCACACCTCTGGACGCTGCGCCCTGTGTGCGGCACACCTCTGGGCGCTGCGCCCGGCACACCTCGGAACGCTGCACGTAACGCACTACTTAACCCTTTACTCTCTATGCTGAGTACTCCTGCACGCTGTACATGTCGCACCCCTCAACACTGCACTCTGGACTaaagatgagctctggcgtgttcgcatagtacacgtgcagagcccgccaggaagtgtgcacggtgctgcgctaatcacagccagggagacatttcacgatccctgcagccgagcatcgggacaatgtctccttgactgtgattagcgcagcgccgtgcacacttcctggcgggctctgcacgtgtactatgcgaacacgccagagctcatccttactctggacgcagcgcacccctgaacgctgtacatagcacaccttaACCCTTTACTCTCTATGCTGCATACACCTGAACTCTTCATGCCGCAGACCTCTGAGTACTCCTATGTATCTGAGTAGATACATAATCTTACAGATATAACCGGACCTTTTGAGGGCAGCCATAATGCCGATGTCCCCCGCGATTAAATtacgtttgacacccctgattaaGAAAAGTTATTTAACCTATTAGCAGTCCTTTTTGGAGCATGTGAGGAAACCAGAGGACCCGGAGGAAACCCTTGCAAACACAGCgagaatatgcaaactccatgcagatggtgtatgtagggcagcacagtggtgtagttggTTACTCACAATGGGACTTTTACCTCTGTCACTTAGTCGTGACCTCTGAACTCCCCACATAATACGGGGCACTCGACTTTGAatccaaattctttttttttttttttgcgcactgTTCGATtattgacccttttttttttttttttccattgtttcCTCAGGTTGAAGTTTACAAATGTTTTCGGCCAGGAGATATCGTCATGGGAAAAGTTGTATCCTTTTTTATTGATGGAAGTCATATAAATGGAGAAACCCGTTTCCAGCGAGCGATACGACTGCAATCGCCAAACCGCGCAGTACGCTTTGATATCATTTTATAGGGGCCAAAATCCCCTTTAAAGTGACATttatccacttaagacccggacctttaggcagctaaaggacccggccagtttttgcgattcggcactgcattgctttaacagacaattgcgcggtcgtgcgacgtggctcccaaacaaaattgacgtccttttttcccccacaaatagagctttcttttggtggtatttgatcacctctgcggtttttagtttttgcgctataaacaaaaatagagcgacaattttgaaaaaaatgcaatattttttactttttgctgtaataaatatcccccaaaaaatatatacattttttttttttttttttccctcagtttaggccgatacgtattcttctacatatttttggtaaaaaaaatcgcaataaccgtttatcgattggtttgcgcaaaatctatagcgtttacaaaaaaggggatagctttattgcatttttactttttttcgtgactgcgacattatggcggacacttttgacacatttttgggaccattgtcattttcacagcaaaaaattcattaaaaacgcactgattactgtgaaaatgacaattgcagtttgggagttaaccacaagggggcgctgaaggggtcaagtgtgacctCCTCATCTGTgtgtctaactgtaggggggtgtggctgtaggtgtgatgtctctgatcgtgtttccctataaaaggcatcacacgatcgatgacggcgccacagtgaagaacggggaagccgtgtttacctacacctctccccgttcttcagctccggggaccgatcgcggtgctttggaccgggtcgcgtgcacgtgcctgcgaccccacggctgggcttaaagagccacgtacgtggatgtgcccagccgcgccattctgccgacgtatatcggcgtgaatgggtccttaagtggttaaagcgttatatatatatatatatgctttaaccagaggtgatcaaataccaccaaaagaaagctctatttgtggggaaaataacaAACtactacttgcctgctctgtctaatgggttttgcacagagcagcccccaatCCCCGTTTTGGGGTCCCCCACCGactctcctcctcccccaccgACTCTCCTCCTCTTCGGCATGTGTCCTTATGTAAAGCCGCTTTCCATTGTGGGGGCACCCGTGCGGACTCGCTCCTGAGCCGCGTTTGCTTAGCACGGCATTTGAGTGATGGCAACGGGAacaaatggctcctgctgctatcaatctgcccaatgaggagTGAGACGGctgagagagctgctgctcttgcTCACATCACTGGATTGGATCGGGCTAGGGtaagaataaggggggggggggctagggggaattctgaagcccaaaaggcatttcaaatttaatattttttatttttatatatacactggaaactgctgatcgctggtgcaatgcaaGGATACTGCAGAAGGGACGAGTACAGTTTTTATATGGGAGCCGAGGACCCGTGGTGCAGTATATGGGAGCCGAGGACCCGTGGTGCAGTATATGGGAGCCGAGGACCCGTGGTGCAGTATATGGGAGCCGAGGACCCGTGGTGCAGTATATGGGAGCCGAGGACCCGTGGTGCAGTATATGGGAGCCGAGGACCCGTGGTGCAGTATATGGGAGCCGAGGACCCGTGGTGCAGTATATGGGAGCCAAGGACCCGTAGTGCAGTATATGGGAGCCAAGGACCCGTAGTGCAGTATATGGGAGCCAAGGACTCGTAGTGCCGTATATGGGAGCCAAGGACCCGTAGTGCAGTATATGGGAGCCGAGGACCCGTGGTGCAGTATATGGGAGCCGAGGACCCGTGGTGCAGTATATGGGAGCCAAGGACCCGTAGTGCAGTATATGGGAGCCAAGGACCCGTAGTGCAGTATATGGGAGCCAAGGACTCGTAGTGCCGTATATGGGAGCCAAGGACCCGTAGTGGAATATATGGGAGCCAAGGACCCGTAGTGCAGTATACGGGAGCCGAGGACCCGTAGTGCAGTATACGGGAGCCAAGGACCCGTAGTGCAGTATACGGGAGCCAAGGACCCGTAGTGCAGTATACGGGAGCCAAGGACCCGTAGTGCAGTATACGGGAGCCAAGGACCCGTAGTGCAGTATACGGGAGCCAAGGACCCGTAGTGCAGTATACGGGAGCCAAGGACCCGTAGTGCAGTATACGGGAGCCAAGGACCCGTAGTGCAGTATACGGGAGCCAAGGACCCGTAGTGCAGTATATGGGAGCCAAGGACCCGTAGTGCAGTATATGGGAGCCAAGGACCCGTAGTGCAGTATATGGGAGCCAAGGACCCGTAGTGCAGTATATGGGAGCCAAGGACCCGTAGTGCAGTATATGGGAGCCAAGGACCCGTAGTGCAGTATATGGGAGCCAAGGACCCGTAGTGCAGTATATGGGAGCCAAGGACCCGTAGTGCAGTATATGGGAGCCAAGGACCCGTAGTGCAGTGTACGGGAGCCCAGGACCCGTAGTGCAGTGTACGGGAGCCCAGGACCCGTAGTGCAGTATATGGGAGCCGAGGACCCGTAGTGCAGTATATGGGAGCCAAGGACCCGTAGTGCAGTATATGGGAGCCAAGGACCCGTAGTGCAGTATATGGGAGCCAAGGACCCGTAGTGCAGTATATGGGAGCCAAGGACCCGTAGTGCAGTGTACGGGAGCCCAGGACCCGTAGTGCAGTGTACGGGAGCCCAGGACCCGTAGTGCAGTGTACGGGAGCCCAGGACCCGTAGTGCAGTGTACGGGAGCCCAGGACCCGTAGTGCAGTGTACGGGAGCCCAGGACCCGTAGTGCAGTGTACGGGAGCCCAGGACCCGTAGTGCAGTATACGGGAGCCAAGGACCCGTAGTGCAGTATACGGGAGCCAAGGACCCGTAGTGCAGTATATGGGAGCCAAGGACCCGTAGTGCAGTATATGGGAGCCAAGGACCCGTAGTGCAGTATATGGGAGCCAAGGACCCGTAGTGCAGTATATGGGAGCCAAGGACCCGTAGTGCAGTATATGGGAGCCAAGGACCCGTAGTGCAGTATATGGGAGCCAAGGACCCGTAGTGCAGTATATGGGAGCCAAGGACCCGTAGTGCAGTATATGGGAGCCAAGGACCCGTAGTGCAGTATATGGGAGCCAAGGACCCGTAGTGCAGTATATGGGAGCCAAGGACCCGTAGTGCAGTATATGGGAGCCAAGGACCCGTAGGGCAGTATATGGGAGCCAAGGACCCGTAGGGCAGTATACGGGAGCCAAGGACCCGTAGGGCAGTATATGGGAGCCAAGGACCCGTAGTGCAGTATATGGGAGCCTTTCTATTGGATTGAATGGAGATTGCGATGATTTGCTCATTCATTGTTTGAAGGAAAGATTCTCCCTGACTTCCTCTCTCTAGATATCTCTGGGAGATTCTCAGTCCAATTACCTTCTCAGCACAGCAGAAAACCAGCTGGGAGTTGTAGTCGCACACAGTGAAGCAGGTATGTGTTGTGTTGTGTGATGCGTCTCACCGACGTCCTCTGCCaggcaatacaagttcacggccaacgcccttcagacaaaattccacgcctttgtccgatggaaatccgatggtgtgtgtgtataagacTTTCGGCTTACCGTTTTCTACCGGTTCATCCAAGAAACGATCCAACAGTGCGGGAGGTGTTCTATCAGAAAGCCGCTGCCCATCAGAAAATGCAACCTCGGCGACGTTCtgtcgcggccatcttggtatacCCCGCACATTTCTGACAGGACACCGGCTGCTTCccataggccagggatatgcaattagcggacctccagctgttgcaaaactacaagtcccatcatgcctctgggtgtcatgcttgtggctgtcagagtcttgctgtgcctcatgggaattgtagttctgcaagagctggaggtccgctaattgcatatccctgccataggcGATCAAAGAGCAGATCCTCTTTGGtggcctctatggccttggaggaccggagtgaTGCCGTGACATCACTTCTCATCCAGCTTGAAGgtcaattttatataaaaaaaaatatatatatcttttaaaggtaaagaagagattttgggtctttttgacccccccccccccccagatctctccataaaagtaaaataaataaggaaagaaaaaaaaaaaaaaatgaaagggacagtgtaaaaataaaaagtaaaataagggggataaaaaatttaaagggacagtgtaaaaataaaaagtaaaataaggggggaaaaaaataaaattttttaaaggcacagtgtaactttaaaaagtaaaataaggggaaaaaataaaattgtttaaaGTGACAGAGTAAAAAAGggaacaaaaatattttaaagggacagtgtaactttaaaaagtaaaataagggtttttttttttttttttaaagggacagtgtaaaaataaagtaaaataaggggaactttttttttaaagggactaaatataaagtaaaataagggggggggataaaaattaaagggacagtgtaaaaagtaaAAGGAACAACAATTatattttaaagggacagtgtaactttaaaaaaaaaatgttcccccttattttactttttaaagttacactgtccctttaatttttgttcccccccccccccttattttactttatttttacactgtccctttaaaaaaaaaaaatgttcccccttattttactttttaaagttacactgtccctttaatttttgttcccccccccccccttattttactttatttttacactgtccctttaaaaaaaaaaaatgttccctcttattttactttttaaagggacagtgtaaaaataaagtaaaataagggggggaaaataaaaattaaagggacagggaaaaaaataatattttaaagggacagtgtaactttaaaaagtaaaataagggggaaattttttttttttaaagggacagtgtaaaagtaaaataagggggggggggaataaaaattaaagggacagtgtaaaaataaaaaaggtaaaataaattgaAAGCACCTCCATGCTCACACGCAGAACTCAAACGCATGCGTAGGTTGTGCACACGCATATATAAGCGGTATTGGCACCACACCTGTGAACGTTGgagcgagagtaataattctagcgctagacctccgTAACCTGTAAATatgtcggggggagggggtgggggttgcCCGGGAGGAGCCAAGGCTGAGGGCGTTTCTTCGCTCCCTTCTGAGATCAGTCTAGTGGGTGTGCTGCGTCTCTGCGTTGCCCATATATGTGACTTCCGGGTGAGTTTCCCCGCCCCCGGCGGCATCACGAGCCGCGGATCACCGGAGCTTGGATAGCAGCGCTTGGCACGATCCCCCCCAGAGATCCAATACTGGTTTCCGTAGTGAACTGTGGCTGTTCTGCGGTGATGATTTGGTTAATGgtgttttttctttatcgttacatcacgggacacagagcggcattcattactatatgggttatatggagtaccttcaggtgtagacactggcaatcttcaaacaggaaatgcccctccctatataaccccctcccataggaggagtacctcagtttttacgccagtgtcttaggtgttagtcatggtttagcttgcctccgcatccttgggattaggtgagctaccggttctgtccaaaaaagcctgagcgctaaagtggtcagtaaccggaccccaaacccttggggtatagcccataatgctttcttttcaagagagctggaccctgggcccagaacttagaaaacctttgggcgcctaatgttttctgtttgccagggtgctgtatgggcccaggacagtggatccttcatggaagaagaaggttcccagggcctgaaggtctagacatccccacggagatgggggaagattgggcctcttgctttgcaaagtcctgcggcatggagcaggtaagtaaggggaaaacttgcggaacttggctcttagcaagttttttctgggaggtcacaggggacatgcctaaaagttatgcattgcatctggcaaaccagtcacatatcatgaagataggatggctctatatgttattaTTCCCcttaaaaagtgacctccctggtagtgttggaaaagctgtgagtggggccttttgtgtacaaatgtatgtgtgtgtcagagagctatgcttacctgcaagcctccaggcgatgctctatccagtcctcttcctcatgcctgcaaagcaggcaaaacgctgacctcctcgtgggttccaggcctgcggctgcaggaacagagaggcccttcctcccaacccccccccgtcggcgggcgcgcgcgcgatgcgcgtgcacgtgttatagacgcatttggcgccgttttagctgggggggaagggcgggtcagtggtttaaggaaggggcggcccttccttagatgccacagctcattcaaaTACTTGGcttgagggaggaaggactggagtgaagcacggggcgctgaggacacacagtggttagaaagaatactacagtcttcagaagattgtggtttagcctaggaataggctgttttttcttttccatctcatagtcttttctttggcaatactactcagggggatagaatgttttttcttgcctagattgaaaaaaaaaaaaaaaaaaaaaaggaaaagtttttctttgaaaaaaaaaaaaaaaaaaagtgtcatctggggtagaggaaacattttttattccccaaacaggtgtctgggcatttaactatttataagtcccaggtaccaataagtagcaggtgtacctcggtattgtaccatggcatcaaggaacaagtcagagggtacaaaaggtggggattcccccacagattctgaggtctcggatagagctatgccgctgctttccccactgggagcctttgggccatcgggatctgggactggagctgacgcga
Proteins encoded in this window:
- the EXOSC1 gene encoding exosome complex component CSL4, with translation MAPVKWCVPGERLCSLEDCTPGHGTYCKHGYVFASLAGYVVKSCDKDTSVLSVVRDTDSLLLPEVGVIVTCKVVSIHQRFAKVQIMFIGNRALKNTFRGTIRKEDIRATEKDKVEVYKCFRPGDIVMGKVISLGDSQSNYLLSTAENQLGVVVAHSEAGATMVPISWCEMQCPKTHIKEPRKVARVQREFLQT